AGGCATGCCAAGAATTCTAAGCAGGAGAAATATTCCATTGCAAGgcaatgaaagagaaatttaagGTTGTCTTCATattcccaaggaaaaaaaaaagaagattatttGCAGGCCAGTGCTGTAAGGCTGAAAGGTTGATGCTGTAAACTTGCAATTTAAGTGAAGGTTTTTAGTGAGAATGCCAAATCCTCTCGCTGGAGAAAAGCCCAATAAGTGGAAATTAAGAATAAGTAAACCATTATGCCTTTAACAAGAGAATGATACATTTTGTGGTCAACTGTGCTGGGATTTTGTACATCTAAATTCAATCCAAGGCAGAGACACTCCACATGGCTCAGTGTTTCCAGGGGCAAGGAGCCACTGCTGGCCCAGCAGGTGCCTTCCTACTACCCATGCACTATAACCCAAAGCTGCTGTGACACAAACTGTCTCAGTTTGTCTTTCCTATACTTTTTAAACTCCTTATTTCCACTTCTCCCATTGGACCTTCACAGCAAACCCACGGCGgtatttttaattcacaaacactgatgaaaattGAGCCAAGGCCACAAACTCACCAAATGGCtcgggttggaagagacctcaaagatgaCCCAATTCCAACCCAcctcatctggttccaacccccaaACTCTTTGACAGAGCTTTCACAGCAGCTACAAGCACCACAGCAGACAAAAGTACATAGAGACACCTGATTCAGACTGACACTGATCCAAATTCTCCTTAAACTTCTACTTTCGGACCAACTCCAGGATGTCTCCTAGCTGTCAGAGGTGGCATTGACCCAAGAAGTTTTTCAGCATTGTTTCACTGAGcacttgaagaaaataacacaCATGAGCCAAAGAGTCCTCTGCCTTTCCAAACATTTCAGGAGCAACCCTGGGAAGACCAGATAGAATGTAGATTTAAGGGAGGTGATGCAAATACTTCTGTCTTGAGCTGAACCTCATTGGAGACAACTCATTAAGCTGTTGTCAAACAATAAGAGTTTACAGAGGTCCAGTTTAGAGCACTGCAAGCCTCTAAGCCTAAACAATCTGAGAGTATTCATCTATCTGATTGGCAGGGGGTACAtgacaaagaaacaagcaaccacggaccattctatgattctatagttaTTCTGATATCAAACAGTAAAGCGTAGAGTGCAGCTCCCACCCACCACTTATACCAAGgaatagaattatagaatcatggaataattaaggttgggaaagacctctaaaataACCTAttccaactgtccacctaccatcaatatTGCCTACTAAATCATgcccctcagcaccacatccccaaggttctggaacacctccagggactccATTacttcccagggcagcctgctTCAATGATGACTTCCAAGAGGGGCACTCAGACAGCTTAGAACAGTGAAGGATTAATGAAAGCATGCAATTGCACATGGAGATTAAAGATGCTCTGGTAACCCATTGGTACAAGAGCCAGCACTGTGACAAGGACAGCATACGGGGTGCTAAATGGATTTCAGTAGTCTCTAAATCTGGCCAGGCACTGAAGCAAAGGGTCAGAAGAGGGCTCCAGCAATGGTGAGTCCCAGCACTGTGTTTATTGTTGTTCTATCCTCCTCTGATCCCAGAAAGTTGCTTAATATTTTAATGGCTTTCTTCCACCACTGCCATTAATGCTTCATGTTTCAAAAATCTAAATCTGCTGCAGGATCTTTATCACCAAAGCTCAcatgatttttaaagcaatttctaataaaaaacagcaagatGCATCCTggatttattattcttatttcacAGTTTGCCTGAAGGACCTTATAATCATTCAGGACTTCAGCAACATctttgaagataaataaaagcaaaaacccCAAACTAAATAAGAATGCTGATAACCCAGAGCTCAtggacctttaaggtcccttccaacctaagccattctttgattctgaagaacaaaatatagtttcaaagaaaaagatgagatcACCTCCTTCACCACTCTAATTCTCTCCTTGGTTACCTGAAAGGCTACAGAATGCAGTACACAAAATACAGCACACACCAGCAGCTGAACACCACCGGGTCCTCCAAATTCTACTGAAGGCCAACACAGTTTTAACATCAATGGGCTTAATGGGATTTGTATCAGATCCAGTCAATTTTTACACCAAAAATGGGAAACCTACAACCGTTCAAGCAGGATTCTTTTTGATACCTTGATATATGCATTGAGTACCTTGAGCCTGCACACTTTAATTTTATGCCAAGCTTTGTATTTCCACATAAATTTCCTTGAGCAAGCCTAGGAAGTCATTCCTTTAGTAAAAGGACAGCCACAGAGCTTGAAATAATAGCTCAGAGCTATTACAGAGCACATCCATCAGATTGGATAAACCTTTCCATTCTACCCCAGCCTTCAAGAGAACTCAGTTTGTAAAAGCTGTCAGCAGTGCAAatcatgctttgttttccaggtgGAGCAATagaagctgtagatgtccctggTCATtgcaagggggttggactagatggcccttTAGGGTCCCCTCCAGCTGAAACGATTCTATGAATTATTCTAGTTAACAGCAGAATGGCCAAAGCAATGCAATACAATAGACTAGAGGATCTTTCCACtgaatgaagtaaaacaaaaatgaaattatttccccTGGAGCATTAGGACAGCTGGCACAACAGCATACCCAGCTCACTCATCTCAGCCTTATATTTTACCCAGTATTTTGCAATAAAGTGTTATGTAATTCCAAGCCATTTATACAAATGGAATGTGGCTGCTACTGCAAAACACTCCGAGGATCAGACAGAGAGCTCCTGGCAACTCAAAATACTTTCCTATCTCTTAAATTTATGGTTAAAAATGCCAGTGCTATGGCTCTGGCACTTATATCTTCCAATATTTCCAAGCCTGAGATTTAAAATAACTATTCTTAATTAAGGAATTTACCAAAACCATTTTAACCAGTACTTTTAACACTTTTATTTAGTTTGTTGCATTGTTTCAACAGGATGCTTTCCAAAGCTCAGCTCGTATCTATTTCACGTTGCCCCTAAACAGGCACAGTTACTGCACCCAGCTCAAAATCAGTGATGAAGAAGTGAGTGGGCAGTTATCTCCAGGCAGTCAAAATATGCCTTTGATTAACAGGAACAAAGACAATGCAACTCAGCccaggggaaaataaagtttgcttttaaataaagtaatctcacttttttcccctctccccccccatcAGAACAGCCAAAATTGGACCCTTTTAAAGCAGGCTGCCACATCTCAGAGCCTCATCTTTACCTGCTCGAACAAGGACATatagacagcagcagctctccaggCAGGAGAGCATTTTCTGCACgctttcagctgcagaattAATTCTGCAGTTCCATCTCCCCAACCTCTCTCTGTTGGGGAAACCAACGTGAATGGGGTCCTGCTCTTCATCCCAAGCACGGCGCCAACAGAGGAAAGGTCTGATATCAACCACAGCAAAATTTATATacccatttgcttttcaaagcacGCTAGCATTATATGCTAGACCCACCAAAGTTATCACCACCACAACAGAGTTCTGCAGTCCCTTGGGGACACAATGGCTTCtccaaaaaccaaagaaaagccCAGCATATGGTGTTCCAGGTCACGCCAAGAGAAAGACAGCTTTGAAATACAAGGATAGAACTGACTTACTTGTCCAGAATGAAGTACAAATCAAACCCTCCGTAGCAGGCAGGACCCCCGTTCTCTCTCTTCCCACTGTGTCCATCACACACCAGCAGAAAAGCCGCAAAGAAGAAACACTTGAAGCCAAATCTGGagatgctttgctttgcaatGGCCATTATATCCAGAGAGGatgagagagaggggaaaaaaaaaagaacaaaagtctTCTTCCTTTGATCTCCTTTATTTCACAGCCTTCTCCCCAGAAGCCATTCAAATACCCTTTAAGTGCATAGACAGGTATTTTACTCCTTAAAACTCCACTTGCAACAGTTGTCCTCAGGAATTGCAAGGCTTCCCCCCTTGTTTCCCTTGCACTTCTGTTTCTTGGTCTCAGATTTCAAGATGCACAATactgtatttcactttttttttttttaaagggactTTGACCCTCACTCTCCCTTACTTTGAATATACCACCGTTGCTTCCCAACAGGAGCAGAGAGATCTTGCTTTACTGCAGACTTCAGCAAAGACAGAGGAGGTTTGacccaatccccccccccctcccaccaccACCTTTAATTACTGTTGTTATGATTAAAGATGTTAAGTTCTATATTTCcttggcaaaaaataaaaggaaagaaaataaaagcagctcaGAGAATGCCACCTACTggtgaaaaactgaaatgtaactGGAGTCTGGATGGAAAAGACATCTGTACATCGAGCACGCGTAGTGCAGGCTacagggttggggttggaatgTATAGGCAGATAGCTGACAGCACTCACATAGCGTTCTGCAGAGTCTTTTTGCCTGATGCCAGTAGTTAGAGGCATAAAGACTTAAAACCTGGTGCAATGTGGCAAAAGTCAGAGAGAAACTACAACTGTGATCATTCTTTATGCTTTCTCAGCCTTAAGAAATCCCATGCCTATGACCATGCTTCCATTTGGGTATCTAAGTGATGGGGGAAATGACATCAgctggttttcttgttttattatctATTCTGAAGCAGCATGGAAGCTGACTCCTCCAACTTCTACAGCAGGTAATGACTTTTGTCAAGATCTTAATGACTCAATCATTCTATCACATCTAATTCAAGGCTGACACCCAGTGGCCataacttgtttttccttccctggaTTGTTCCGCATCAGAGCTTAGGGGCAGTTCTGTACATTCACCATTAGCCATTTTCTGCCATTTAATGTTGCCTGCTGGTAGGCACAGACTCTGGACTGGGTGATGAAACATTACAGTTCCACTtgataaaaaccaaaacagttcCTACTGAAGCatcagtttatttatttgaacCCTTGACTTCAAGGCTGTGTATGTGCATGAGTGTATCTTTGTTGCTTGCAGAGAAGCTTCTTCACTCTGTTCCATGGgtgaagtttatttttctatcattCATGTATGTTTGGCATTAAAACACAAACTGCTatcaaagctgctttccagtcCCTGCTGGAAAGGAAGTTAAATAGAGAAATACCAACCAGAAGGCAAAGTAGAGCATAACAACAGCATAAATATTTCCCTTAGGATGGAGCATTATAACTAGAAATGAAGTGTAAATCTCTGCTAAGCTTTCTCCTCTGTTACATTTAGCCTCATCCTGAGGAAAGTAAGAGCTGATGGCATATAAAGGAATTAAGAAACTTGTGAAATGgtaagaaggaagaagaggaataGCATCCATCTTAGGAAAGAAGTGTGCTAATCCAGGTAACTCAGTGCATTTGACTGAGATATTCTTAAGTGAACTACATATTGTAATGCAGTGGAAAGGatagcaatgacagcagagcagcaaggtcccAGGTTGCAGCAAGCAAAGATTTCCTCAAATACAACAGCTGTAGGCACAGAAATGAAGCTGCTTACCTTGAGGAGGCCAGGAGCACACAAGGATTTCCAGATAGAACCCCTTGCCTCTGTTGCCAGCCcataaatgaggtctgggaagaggTGAATCCTGGTTCCAGCCCTTTgggtcactcaggtacattgcatgcacctgagctcccctgggttggccctgccttccaaccaggtgctccatccctgcttcAAGCCCTGACTTAGCATTCCTGCTCCATACATCCTCTCAAACTGCTATAGAATAAAGCCTGACATAAATCTGACGTGCTGTAGCAAGTCTTGGTTAATTCAGCAGAAGTGTCCCTGTATTCCTGGCTTGATTCTTTTCAAATTTATGCTACTGGGAACAGATCTGGGATAAGCTATCAGGAAACCACTCTATGATTTGGAGTTCTTTAAGTTTTGAAGCTTTAATGGGTGATAACGAGTGTAGCaataagaaaacagacacaGTTTATTCATGCTAAAAGTGTTTATTTGAAAGGTACTATCACCAACTGATCTCTTACAACATCTGAATCATGAAGAACAAAACTCTCAAAAGACATGATGTCAGGGAAGAATAGTATCAGGGATGGCTTTGTTCAGCTATCGGGCGTTGATACTAGGTTCAGGAAAGGCATGGTGTTCAAACTTTGCCAGCACGGCAGTAGTCAAGACCCAAAAGATTCAGGACATCAAGTCTGTAGCATGCGTCTTGGTTGTAGAAAATCTGGTTTcctaaaagaaggaaaagaaataccaaGAGTTAATTCCCAAGATGGTACTGCAAGTCATCAAACCCTGGTTATGGCCCCAACAGCAAGACAGCTTATGATTTATACTTGTCTGCATAGCAATAGCTTGCACTTTACCTCTGATTAACGAATGTTTTGTTATAGTTGTTGCTACAGGAATAATTTAAGTCTATAAGTGAAAGATTCTTTTGTAGTCAGCTGCATATTTAACAAAGGAATGCAAAGAGATGCTATTTAATAATCTTTACATTTTTTAGTACTAACGGGCACTATGGTACCTTATATTGTTAGTATATATTATTGTGTATTATACAgctatgtatgtatatttaatagGCCCTTATCAAACAACCCTATAAAGTTTAGGCCACTGAACTCCCATGTCATGTAATCattctgtcactgaaaaaaaggGGTACAAAGCAGCTTAGCTTAATACTGGGAAAAGGATGTTCTTGGCTTCAACAGGAGCCATTTAATGGTGGGATTCCTCAATAAACTGTCAGCAGTCTCTGAACTGAAGAATAGCAACACAACATTCTTCCAATCCTGAGCCCTCCATAAGAGCCCTGAAGTTTTATACTTCGATCTACCATCAGTGGTAACAACAGAAATAGTGCACGGAAACAAAATCACCTGTTTATCTTATAATTCACATCATCACACTTACCACCCTCCTGCTGTGACTCTTCGAAAGCAACGAAGGTTGGGAGTCCACTGCAGAGAGCGAAGATGTCGTTTCCGTAAGACCTGAGTTCACGAGCCTGTCTTCTGGAGACGACGTATCTGATTGACCTTGAGAGCACGCTTTCTCCTTTCACGTTCTAAACACCAAATAACAGAATTCAGTGCCTTGATCCATTTAATTTTATGCATGTTCCTATTTCTGAAGCAACGAGACTGTGCTTGCTGTTCTACTAAAACTGTACAAAATAATTCCCTCAGTCACTTATAAATCTCTCACCATAGAGGTACCTGGGACATAAGGAGAAGAAATCAGTTCCATTTTCTAGAACTGGAACCAAGGGGAGCAATAGAAACGGTTGGAAAATGCTACAGCCACAGGACTCCTTTTCTAAATCATACCATTAATGTGGAGCCTGAGATTAATATGAGATGTGCAAAGAATTAAAGAGTTGTAgcatcattaaggttagaaatgATCACTAAGACaacctagtccaactgtcaacccatcatCACTGTGCctatagaatcaaagaatctctgaggttggaaaagaccattaagatcatctagtccaaccatccaccaacCCATGTTCTCTCACACTCGAAAAAACAATGGTGAATGGTTTTGCTCAGGTCTGGAATCTAACTACCCATTTCCCCTCCCATTCTTGCTCTTCAAAAGCTGAGATTTTTTATAACAACTTAGTTCTCAGACTTTAAGTGGAGTCTGTGTCTGTAAAAGTCTAATAAGGTGGATGCTCATGCTATTACAGTCATTAGTTGTTTTGGGAAAGTCTGTAAAGTAACTGCCCCCTTTTTTGTCTTACGTTGGTCTGTTCAGCAAGGACAGCAATTGAGTCAAGAGCAGGCATCAGGactctgttcattgcagaaaCATAGCAGACTCCCTCTCGTGCAAGTTTGGTTGCAATGTAGCCCTGTAAAAAAAGAATTGGAATGCAAGAATTCAGCTTTTAAATCATAGAGATCtgtattaaaaatcaaagtaatgAACATAGAGTGTTTCTACCCCCAAACTTACACTTGATAATTCTCTATTTTGGTCAGCTTTCATAGAATCTTAGagtcattaatgttggaaaagatctctaagacatctagtccaaccattaacccaTTATCGCCATGCCCATTCACTGAAgcatcaaggttggaaaaatcCCCTAAGATCACCGTATCCCGCCATCGCTTCATCCCCACCGTGGTCACTAAGCCATGTACCCAACTGCCgcatctccatgtttcttgaacacctccagggatgatgaccccaccacctccctgggcttTCTAGGGGCCAGTCTCCTTGTCAATGTTCTAAAAAAGAATACTCCTTGCCACTTACAGTTCCGTAGTTCCAAACGGTTGTCCATGCATTCTCAGCTGAATTTGCCTCAATGATAGCAACAAGGGAGTTTCTATCGATGGTCAGTGTTTGGAAGCCGAGGCCAACATTGATGGTGACTGTCTTAGggaaatgcctcctatttacttTCACATCCTGAAACTagcaaacaaaattaacatttttagaCTCCCGAGTGGCTGCCAGTTATCTCCCCAGAGATTTAGAAAATCAGTGCTATAATATaacaaatataatataatataacaAACACTGGCTCATAAGGAGCACCTTCAATGACCACTGTATTGTCAAAATGACAAGAGTAAGGCCATAGCATTCTGTAGTAGCTCtaagaataattttaatatattcaaTGAATAATCTCACAGTGAATAATTTTACAGTGGTTGTCTCGTGTTTTCAGAGTTTTGTGCATGAAAAGGATTTAgattcatttcctttaaagagaggaggaaagttCAAGAAGTAGGGAAtatagaagaagaaatgcatAACTTGGTCACTGTACTCACTTGGAACTGGGAAAGAGCTGGAGTCAGCACAAGTCCAAGAAGGACGGTAGCAACGATCTGAAAGGAACattgaaagcataaaaatgtaACTGCAAGTCTGGCTGGCAGATCCTGTCATGAGAATCCTTAGTCCTAATCTGATGTTGAGATGTACTCCTTGGATGCCCATTGCTTCCATACTGGCTTTGCAATGGTCACCTAAAGTGACTCATCCTTGCTTTATGCTAGGATAGCCCATAATGGCAATCTCCATTTCTAAGAGAAGGATCTGAAGTTGCTGCAGAGATTAGTACAGCACTGATACAATATACAGAGATATTTTACAAGAGTGAGGAGAGAGAATTTAAATTGCCTCTGCACATGCATCACAAGAAAGTGGTTTGATCTGTAGCGTGGTGCTACAGATTGCAAAAAGCCCATTAGCAACAATGGGCACTGATCTAGGATCTGTGAGATTGAATAGTGCATAAATCAGCCTTTACAAAGATCCTTACTCCTTCTATTTAGGCTAATACAGTCTAAAATGCAATCCTGGAGGATTGAAAACTCCCTGGAGAGTAACTTTTGACTATAAATGAGCAAAGGCATTTCCAAGATAGAAAGGGAATGGCTTTGATTATAGTATATAAGAAGTAAAAGGCAATAGCTTTGAGTTTTGGTATAGAATAAGAAAGTAGCTTGCATACTCACAGTGAATTTCATCTTGACTGCAGAGCGGTTGCAAGTGCAGATGGAACGAATGGGGCAAACCATCCACCTTATATACGCTAGACTCAGGATCAGGAACAGAATGATTAagtatggaaagaaaattatctaGTAATTTGTATCCAAGTCTTTGTGTCATTGGACATTATTTCCTGCCATAACTGTTTCATAAATGGAGGGGGTTATACTTAGGCAAATTCTGACCTGTCAGTCTGACAAAATTATCAGATAAGAATCCATTTGcagtgaaaaaggaaatgtgttttgcGATAACGGTCTGACATATTTGCTGTCTAATTTTGAAAATTTACATCAAAATGGAGACCAGACGTAATCTAAGGTTGTAACAAAATATCCTTACATTAGGGAAAATACACAGAGGTTAGGTCCTTTGCACCCTCCAGAACATACTGGACTTTACCATAGAACCACAGCTCCACCAGAATGTACAACCCAAGTGCAACGTTGCCAtcaaaaattgcttttcagtatAATTTCAGCTGAATTACACTATATGGGGATGTCTATGGGAGTCTCTATTACTGTAGGTAGCAATAACAGCCTTATTCGCCTCACCATGTCTTATCTTCCATAGTGGAGTGGAAGTTGATTGTGAAGAGGCAAAGATTCACTCAGGGAGTTTTTATAACAGTGGGTTTTACCCTCAAGTTTCTGAAGTTGCTCTGTTTGATTCTGTGTGCAATCAGTGTGATCTGAGCCTCTACCTCTACTGTAAGGAGTCTGAAATGGCCCAACTGCAATTCAGCACATTTATGAGCAAAAGAGgggatttcttttctctctctctcaatcACCTCTAACCTGTGCTGCAAGAGCAATATTAGATCAAATTCCTGCACAACCGAGGCAAGTCTGCACATCCTAAGGGGGCTTTTTTGATGCACTCTCACAAATTATGTTCTCCCAGTGTCCTGGgttctgttctgtttaatacattatttgatggcttttaaaattatactCAAGTCACGATTTTGAGACTTTTCCCCATTGGAAAAAAGACATGAGTTCAACTGAATCTTCATATTATGCCTTCTGTGTgatgagagaaaagcagagctgcagaggtggGATCAGGAAAACCAGGGCTCAGATGGCATTGAACTTGtcaagggatgtgaaaaataaaaagaagcagatctTTAGATATGTgttcagaagagacaggcaagGGATAGTGTAGCCCCTCTACAAATGAGGAGGGAGAACTGACTTGTTGCCTGACCCacctggtggccttctatggAGCAATGGTGTTGatggacaaagggaaggcaactgatgtcatctacctggacttaTACAAGGCCTTTGACATTGTCCATACTGCATTCTTATCTCTAAATAGCAGcaatatggatttgaaggctaAACTGTTAGGTGGATAAAGAGTTGgttggatggtcacagccagagggttgtggtcaatggacCTATGTCCAAATGGAGGGGGTGGCAAGTGGTGTCCCCCATGGGGTTCATCTTGGGACCGGTACTATTGCAGTCTCATGTTTCAGTGTGTAATAATACACTAATTGGAACCTATGTGCATTAGTTTAAGTGGCATAGGAAGAAGCTGGACCTTGCTGCTCATGTTCTGTGCTCTCTGTTTGAAATTTTGACCTTAACTGGAGGCAGTATTGGAGCAGCACTGCCCCTTGTTGGGTGCATCATCTGTCACAGGGGCTAGAAGGCCCCTCGAAAGACATTTCCCAGTGACAAGCAATTGGATAAGTCCAGTGTCTGTTTTATCTCAGGGAAAATGAAGGgcaaagctggaaaaggaaaataaaccctCAGGAAGTCTATTAGGAGCTTTGTTTGAATACTGCAGCCACatggttgcttttgtttggagGTGCTAAAATTTTGGGGTAAAGGCAGCCAAgctttggtttttatttcattttacattttgctgAGCAAAAAGGCTGCTGTATCTTTGACTTAAAGTAACCTCTGACTTCTATGAAACATAAAGCATCTCATAGGTTAACTCCTTCCAAAATTCCAGCAAAAGAGCATCTGAGAAAGGAGTGGAGGTGAAGATCTGTTATCCTCCAGTCAGCTCCAATCACTGGATTAATCCTTTCAGATCCATGGAAGAAATGAGTTCCAGCCATTTTGTCTTAGTTTTGGCATAGCTACAACTCAACTCTATAATGTCCATCTGTCCTTTTGTTTGATTAGggtgtttgatttgtttttatttttttatttcctgtgttaAATGTTGGTGAAACAGTGGTAAATAATAGCTATATTCAACTACAAACTGCGTTTCACTTAATGATTCTGTTACTGAAAGCTCGATTCCTGCATTTGCATTTGGCTAcaatgcacagcagtgcttatTATTGTTCCTTATAAAACACAGTATGACAGTATTTTAGCAATAAgttgaaattaaaagaattcATAAATATGCTTGTTTTTATGCAGATGGACTTCTTTCTGTTATGGTTATGCAGGGGGTAACACCACGTTATTTTAGCAGTGATGGAAGTTTTCTTCATGTCAAATCTCATTGGGAAATACTACAAGATCAGATTTAGATGCCAAAAACTGAAACCTTTAGGGATTACAGTTTAGCAACTTGGCTttggtgctgcttctgctttttaaaagggtcaagaaaaacacagaccAGTGGAGGCTGATGatgcattttaatgaaagaaaatatggtccacaaagagcagaagagaaggcagatACATGATTGACACTGTGATCGAGATAAGATCATCAAGGAAAAAAGGCTTCTTCATGGGTACAcagatctgtttattttcttcctcaaaattTCATCAGGAGAAGTTTATAAATTGCAGTAAATGAACTTCATATTGTTGAACATATTTGTGATGCATGAGGCATCATCCTCTGAGAAGTTTGATCCtataagaaaagagaaaatctgattaaatttgaattaaggaaacagaagaacaacGTAG
Above is a window of Coturnix japonica isolate 7356 chromosome 22, Coturnix japonica 2.1, whole genome shotgun sequence DNA encoding:
- the GKN1 gene encoding gastrokine-1, which gives rise to MKFTIVATVLLGLVLTPALSQFQFQDVKVNRRHFPKTVTINVGLGFQTLTIDRNSLVAIIEANSAENAWTTVWNYGTGYIATKLAREGVCYVSAMNRVLMPALDSIAVLAEQTNNVKGESVLSRSIRYVVSRRQARELRSYGNDIFALCSGLPTFVAFEESQQEGGNQIFYNQDACYRLDVLNLLGLDYCRAGKV